In the genome of Zobellia nedashkovskayae, the window GTACCAATATAAATGGCTATTGTGCGCAAACCAATATTACGGAACTTAGAAATATCCTTTAAATCCGATATTCCTTTTATCAGCGAAGCTAAAATAAGTGGAATTGCAATTAGCTTTAGAAGCTTAACGAAAATGGAACCTAAAGGGTTGATCCAATCTAGAACAAAATCCCTGCCCCAATCAACATAAGTCATTCCAAAACCAAAGAGAATACCTAAGACCATTCCAATCAAGATTCTCCAGTGTAATTCCAATTTTTTCATTCATCAAAAGTTTAAGCAAGTAATATACTGCTTTTGATCTGAAAGCAGAAAAACAACCTACAAATCCCCTCTGGTTTTAATGAATTGCCAATAAACTGATTACGAATTTGCCTTAATAGTACGATTCAGCAAGGTAAAATCCGCCATTACTAATGCGGCCATAGCCTCAACAATAGGCACAGCGCGTGGAACTACACATGGGTCATGACGACCTTTCCCTTTTGTTTGAACAAAATTACCTTCCTTATCTATAGTTTGATACGGCTGAATTATAGTAGCCACAGGCTTGAAAGCTATATTAAAATAGATATCCATTCCGTTGCTGATACCACCTTGTATTCCCCCACTATTATTGGTCTTTGTGGTACCATCTTGGTTAAATTGGTCATTGTGCTCACTGCCTTTCATAGCAACACCGTCAAATCCGCTGCCATATTCAAAACCTTTAACCGCATTTATAGAAAGCATAGCTTTCCCCAATTCTGCATGAAGCTTATCAAATGCAGGTTCTCCAAGGCCAATTGGTACATTTTGAATGACACAGCTAATAACACCTCCAACGGTATCACCTTCTTTACGTATCTCTTTGATGTACGCTTCCATTTCAGCTGCCATTTTTGGATCAGGGCAGCGAACAGGATTAGCTTCAATTTGAGAAAAGTCTAAATCCTGATAAGGTGTTTCCATTTTCAT includes:
- the aroC gene encoding chorismate synthase is translated as MAGNSFGTLFKLSTFGESHGVAIGGVLDGCPSGIEVDFDAIQNELNRRKPGQSAIVTQRKEPDTVEFYSGIFEGKTTGTPIGFAIHNTNQKSHDYTHIKDSYRPSHADYVYDQKYGFRDYRGGGRSSARETASRVVAGALAKQFLSEMKINAYVSQVGNMKMETPYQDLDFSQIEANPVRCPDPKMAAEMEAYIKEIRKEGDTVGGVISCVIQNVPIGLGEPAFDKLHAELGKAMLSINAVKGFEYGSGFDGVAMKGSEHNDQFNQDGTTKTNNSGGIQGGISNGMDIYFNIAFKPVATIIQPYQTIDKEGNFVQTKGKGRHDPCVVPRAVPIVEAMAALVMADFTLLNRTIKANS